In the genome of Thunnus maccoyii chromosome 15, fThuMac1.1, whole genome shotgun sequence, one region contains:
- the LOC121913149 gene encoding gastrula zinc finger protein XlCGF57.1-like, with product MLSISNVNVEDDEEKPQSSQLHQRQAEEMKTEADGEEPARNLNPDRHLQPVTDDKASEMSVAEIEVSCDDWEETREKNEAPVSDMICNSPDKPFNCSECGKRFAKNGFLETHMRIHTGEKPFSCSVCGKKYTKKGYLIQHMAVHIGEKRHSCGVCNKRFVWHSGVECHKCIGSPASGMRCSTGGKSLNFSECGKRLCYSYHLKTDAGTHTQENLFSCSVCARKFTQRGYLIQHMARHTGKIRFRCCVCDKKFVYRHELKNHKCVGESSQLHQSQTEGNRGSEPPASSSTEEMKTKADGEDCGRSEPARNSHPERPLQSDSDDKTSDSSEAEDKDDDWMETSEPQSGLNFQTNNKVPLSEMGRSTENKSYICPECGKTFFGEENLKIHMRTHAGEKPFSCSFCDKGFTQKGYLSNHMSVHTEEKRFLYCVCGKRFAWRYNLKKHKCAGESSQLHPNQILKNREAEPPASSSQTSDSSKLQIEVTADDSKETKKPQSDSLQENDVHESKSTCDTEERPFSCSECGKRFRRKKNLQEHMRIHTGEKPFGCSVCMKYFSCSGSLRKHLRIHTGEKPFVCSVCGNRFTESGHLKVHMRTHTGEKPFSCSVCGKSFTWRQSFNNHMKYHTEETREMS from the exons ATGCTTTCCATATCAAATGTCAATGT tgaagatgatgaagagaaaccTCAGTCCTCACAGCTTCATCAAAGACAAGCTGAGGAGATGAAAACAGAAGCTGATGGAGAGGAACCAGCCAGGAACTTAAATCCAGATAGACATTTACAACCAGTTACTGATGACAAGGCCTCAGAAATGTCTGTAGCTGAGATTGAAGTCAGTTGTGATGACTGGGAGGAGACCAGGGAAAAGAATGAAGCCCCCGTAAGCGATATGATATGTAATTCTCCTGACAAACCGTTTAACTGCTCTGAGTGTGGTAAAAGGTTTGCGAAAAATGGATTTCTGGAGACACACATGAGAatccacactggagagaaaccctTCAGTTGCTCagtgtgtggaaaaaaatacacaaaaaaggGATATCTGATACAACACATGGCGGTCCACATCGGGGAAAAACGACACAGTTGTGGCGTTTGTAACAAGAGATTTGTTTGGCACTCAGGAGTCGAATGCCATAAGTGTATCGGTTCACCTGCAAGTGGTATGAGATGCAGTACTGGTGGAAAATCGTTGAACTTCTCTGAGTGTGGTAAACGACTTTGCTACAGTTATCATCTGAAGACAGACGCAGGAACTCATACACAAGAGAATCTCTTTAGTTGCTCAGTTTGTGCAAGAAAATTTACCCAAAGGGGATATCTGATACAACACATGGCACGTCACACAGGGAAGATACGATTCCGGTGCTGTGTTTGTGACAAAAAATTTGTTTACCGTCATGAGCTTAAGAACCACAAATGTGTCGGCGAGTCTTCACAGCTTCATCAAAGCCAAACTGAAGGGAACAGAGGTTCAGAGCCTCCAGCCAGCAGCTCtactgaagagatgaaaacaaaagcagatgGAGAAGACTGTGGAAGATCAGAACCAGCCAGGAACTCACATCCAGAAAGACCTTTACAATCAGATAGTGATGACAAGACTTCAGACTCCTCTGAGGCTGAAGACAAAGATGATGATTGGATGGAGACCAGTGAACCTCAGTCAGGTTTAAACTTTCAGACAAATAACAAAGTTCCATTAAGTGAAATGGGACGTAGcactgaaaataaatcatatatttgTCCTGAGTgtggtaaaacattttttggtgaAGAAAATCTGAAGATACACATGAGAACTCATGCAGGAGAGAAACCATTTAGCTGCTCATTTTGTGATAAAGGATTTACACAGAAGGGATATCTGAGCAACCACATGTCCGTCCACACAGAGGAGAAACGTTTCCTGTACTGTGTTTGCGGCAAAAGATTTGCTTGGCGTTACAACCTCAAAAAGCACAAGTGTGCTGGTGAGTCTTCCCAGCTCCATCCAAATCAAATCTTGAagaacagagaggcagagcCGCCGGCCAGCAGCTCACAAACTTCAGACTCCTCTAAACTTCAGATTGAAGTCACTGCTGATGATTCCAAGGAGACCAAGAAACCTCAGTCAGACTCTCTACAGGAAAACGACGTCCACGAAAGCAAAAGTACatgtgacactgaggagagaccatTCAGCTGCTCCGAGTGTGGTAAAAGATTTCGCCGCAAGAAAAATCTGCAGGAACACATGAGAATTCATACAGGAGAAAAACCTTTCGGCTGTTCAGTTTGtatgaaatatttttcatgcagtgGATCGCTACGAAAACACCTGAGAATCCACACCGGAGAGAAACCTTTTGTTTGCTCGGTGTGCGGTAACCGTTTTACTGAAAGTGGACATCTGAAGGTGcacatgagaacacacacaggagagaaaccatTCAGTTGTTCAGTGTGTGGGAAAAGCTTTACCTGGAGGCAAAGCTTCAATAATCACATGAAATATCATACAGAAGAAACAAGAGAAATGAGCTAG
- the LOC121913167 gene encoding zinc finger protein 660-like: MCAVQLLRVSVHERISAAAEDFLLQVEKGEETAEIPLRALLTERLTAAAEEIVGLLEETVAEYEDRVERSEREICRQRRLLDAVLKPEVKLLRADVQQLSESIEEVPEQQDWSSNVDPEPPHIKEEQKELWTSQEGEQLQGLEEADITKFTFTLVPVKTEDDEEKPQSSQLHQSQTEQMETEADEEDCGGSEPDPDRHLQPVSDDSSLYSSETATEDSDDEWKETHRSGLDSIRSDEVPDSAGEKPFSCSECGKTFSYSYLQKRHMRTHTGEKPFVCSYCGKRFTQKWNMIYHMGRHTGEKPFNCSVCDRSFTWLSGVKRHKCETEADGKDCGGPARNLVPDRHLQAGTNDKAADSSFSDITFGKMVKHIKRQAAEKTFSCSICEKAFSWSDSLHKHMKIHTGEKPFSCWVCSKGFIQKGNLQVHMRTHTGEKPFSCSVCHKGFAQRAHLLDHMRCHTGEKPFSCSVCKKHFRCRGGVGRHMKTHTRRRHSAAAFTG, from the exons atgtgcGCCGTGCAGCTGCTGCGGGTGTCGGTACATGAGCGGATCAGCGCTGCCGCTGAAGACTTTCTGCTGCAGGtggaaaaaggagaagaaacgGCAGAAATCCCGCTGAGAGCGCTGCTCACCGAGCGGCTAACGGCGGCTGCGGAGGAGATCGTCGGTCTGTTGGAGGAAACCGTGGCGGAGTACGAAGACAGAGTGGAGCGGTCAGAGCGGGAGATCTGCCGCCAGAGGAGGCTGCTCGATGCCGTGCTGAAGCCCGAAGTTAAGCTGCTCAGAGCAG ACGTCCAGCAGCTGTCGGAGAGTATAGAAGAGGTTCCTGAGCAGCAGGACTGGAGCTCCAATGTGGACCCAGAGCCCCCACACATCaaagaggaacagaaagaaCTCTGGACCAGtcaggagggagagcagcttCAAGGGCTGGAGGAGGCTGATATCACCAAGTTCACATTCACTCTTGTCCCTGTGAAGACTGAAGACGATGAAGAGAAACCTCAGTCCTCACAGCTTCATCAAAGCCAAACtgaacagatggaaacagaagCCGATGAAGAGGACTGTGGAGGATCAGAACCAGATCCAGATAGACATTTACAACCAGTTAGTGATGACAGTTCTCTGTACTCCTCTGAGACTGCGACTGAAGACAGCGATGATGAATGGAAGGAGACACATCGGTCAGGTTTAGACTCTATCAGGAGTGATGAAGTTCCTGATAGTGCAGGTGAGAAACCATTTAGCTGCTCTGAGTGCGGTAAAACATTCAGCTACAGCTACCTTCAAAAGAGACACATGAGAACTCACACGGGAGAGAAACCGTTTGTTTGCTCATATTGTGGTAAAAGATTTACACAGAAGTGGAATATGATCTACCACATGGGGCGCCACACAGGGGAGAAACCATTCAATTGCAGTGTTTGTGACAGAAGTTTCACTTGGCTCTCAGGGGTGAAAAGACACAAGTGTGAAACAGAAGCTGATGGGAAGGACTGTGGAGGACCAGCTAGAAACTTAGTCCCAGATAGACATTTACAAGCTGGTACTAACGACAAGGCTGCAGACTCTTCATTTAGCGACATCACATTTGGTAAAATGGTGAAACACATAAAACGTCAGGCAGCAGAAAAGACTTTCAGCTGTTCGATTTGTGAGAAAGCTTTTTCGTGGAGTGACagtttacacaaacacatgaaaatccacacaggagagaaaccgtTCAGCTGCTGGGTGTGCAGTAAAGGTTTTATTCAAAAAGGAAATCTGCAAGTACACATGAGAactcacacaggagagaaaccgtTCAGCTGCTCGGTTTGTCATAAAGGATTCGCTCAGCGTGCGCATTTACTGGATCACATGAGATGTCATACGGGAGAAAAACCTTTCAGCTGCTCAGTTTGTAAGAAACATTTTAGATGTAGAGGAGGTGTCGGGAGACACATGAAAACCCACACGCGGAGACGCCATTCAGCCGCGGCGTTCACGGGATAA
- the LOC121913166 gene encoding gastrula zinc finger protein XlCGF52.1-like isoform X3 — protein MCSVELWQLMNVILELCPADVQQLLESKEEVPPEQQEWSSSLDQEDPELPHIKEEQEELWTSQEGEQLQGLEEADITKITFTPVPVKSEDDEEKPQSSQLHQRQTEQMETEADGEDCGGSEPDRDSHPDRHLQPVSEDNSLDSTETDDSDCDWTETNEAQSGFESPKNSEAPESDIGSSVKERPFPCSYCGKRFSLKGNLNRHIRDHTGERPFPCSGCDKSFKDSGSLTAHMRCHTGEQPYSCLFCGKNFSGRGNMTRHMRIHTGEKPYTCSVCSKSFHVKEHLNRHMKYHTGEKPFSCSVCGKGCAQKTDLKKHMRVHTGEKPYSCPFCGKCCAEKGDLTKHMRVHTGEKPFSCNICGKSCAQKGSLKIHMRVHTGEKPFSCSVCGKRFTVTGHLKRHMKLHTADSQVTESSDTISAKVNHEVETVEPANTS, from the exons atgtgtTCAGTTGAGCTCTGGCAGCTCATGAATGTCATTTTAGAAT tgtgtccCGCAGATGTCCAGCAGCTGTTGGAGAGTAAAGAAGAGGTTCCCCCTGAGCAGCAGGAGTGGAGCTCCAGTCTGGACCAGGAGGACCCAGAGCTCCCacacattaaagaggaacaggaggaactctGGACTAGTCAGGAGGGAGAGCAACTTCAAGGGCTGGAGGAGGCTGATATCACCAAGATCACATTCACTCCTGTCCCTGTGAagagtgaagatgatgaagagaaacctcagtcctcacagcttcatcaaagacaaactgaacagatggaaacagaagCTGATGGAGAGGACTGTGGAGGATCAGAACCAGACAGGGACTCGCATCCAGATAGACATTTACAACCAGTTAGTGAAGACAACTCTCTAGACTCTACGGAAACTGATGACAGTGATTGTGATTggacagaaacaaatgaagcTCAGTCAGGTTTTGAGAGTCCAAAAAACAGTGAAGCCCCTGAGAGTGACATTGGATCTTCAGTGAAGGAGCGACCCTTTCCTTGCTCATATTGTGGTAAAAGATTTAGCCTCAAGGGAAATTTGAATAGACACATAAGAGACCACACAGGCGAGAGACCATTCCCTTGTTCTGGTTGTGATAAATCATTTAAAGATAGTGGATCACTAACGGCTCACATGAGGTGTCACACCGGAGAGCAGCCGTACAGTTGCTTATTCTGCGGGAAGAATTTCAGTGGGAGGGGAAACATGACCAGACACatgagaatccacacaggagagaagccaTACACCTGCTCGGTGTGCAGTAAAAGTTTTCATGTGAAAGAACACCTTAACAGACACATGAAGTATCATACTGGGGAAAAACCGTTCAGTTGTTCTGTCTGTGGTAAAGGTTGTGCTCAGAAAACAGACTTAAAGAAACACATGAGAGTCCATactggagagaaaccgtacAGTTGTCCGTTCTGTGGAAAGTGCTGTGCTGAAAAAGGAGACTTGACCAAACACATGAGAGTCCACACGGGAGAGAAGCCGTTCAGCTGCAATATTTGCGGTAAAAGTTGTGCTCAAAAGGGGAGCTTGAAGATTCACATGAGAgtccacacaggagagaaaccgtTCAGCTGCTCCGTCTGCGGAAAACGTTTTACTGTGACAGGACATCTAAAGAGACACATGAAGCTGCACACGGCAGACAGTCAAGTGACTGAGTCCTCGGATACAATTTCAGCCAAAGTAAATCATGAAGTTGAGACTGTTGAACCGGCGAACACGTCATGA
- the LOC121913166 gene encoding zinc finger protein 260-like isoform X1 has protein sequence MCAVQLLRVSVHERISAAAEDFLLQVEKGEETAEIPLRALLTERLTAAAEEIVGLLEETVAEYEDRVERSEREICRQRRLLDAVLKPEVKLLRAVCPADVQQLLESKEEVPPEQQEWSSSLDQEDPELPHIKEEQEELWTSQEGEQLQGLEEADITKITFTPVPVKSEDDEEKPQSSQLHQRQTEQMETEADGEDCGGSEPDRDSHPDRHLQPVSEDNSLDSTETDDSDCDWTETNEAQSGFESPKNSEAPESDIGSSVKERPFPCSYCGKRFSLKGNLNRHIRDHTGERPFPCSGCDKSFKDSGSLTAHMRCHTGEQPYSCLFCGKNFSGRGNMTRHMRIHTGEKPYTCSVCSKSFHVKEHLNRHMKYHTGEKPFSCSVCGKGCAQKTDLKKHMRVHTGEKPYSCPFCGKCCAEKGDLTKHMRVHTGEKPFSCNICGKSCAQKGSLKIHMRVHTGEKPFSCSVCGKRFTVTGHLKRHMKLHTADSQVTESSDTISAKVNHEVETVEPANTS, from the exons atgtgcGCCGTGCAGCTGCTGCGGGTGTCGGTACATGAGCGGATCAGCGCTGCCGCTGAAGACTTTCTGCTGCAGGtggaaaaaggagaagaaacagcagaaatccCGCTGAGAGCGCTGCTCACCGAGCGGCTTACGGCGGCTGCGGAGGAGATCGTCGGTCTGTTGGAGGAAACCGTGGCGGAGTACGAAGACAGAGTGGAGCGGTCAGAGCGGGAGATCTGCCGCCAGAGGAGGCTGCTCGATGCCGTGCTGAAGCCCGAAGTCAAGCTGCTCAGAGCAG tgtgtccCGCAGATGTCCAGCAGCTGTTGGAGAGTAAAGAAGAGGTTCCCCCTGAGCAGCAGGAGTGGAGCTCCAGTCTGGACCAGGAGGACCCAGAGCTCCCacacattaaagaggaacaggaggaactctGGACTAGTCAGGAGGGAGAGCAACTTCAAGGGCTGGAGGAGGCTGATATCACCAAGATCACATTCACTCCTGTCCCTGTGAagagtgaagatgatgaagagaaacctcagtcctcacagcttcatcaaagacaaactgaacagatggaaacagaagCTGATGGAGAGGACTGTGGAGGATCAGAACCAGACAGGGACTCGCATCCAGATAGACATTTACAACCAGTTAGTGAAGACAACTCTCTAGACTCTACGGAAACTGATGACAGTGATTGTGATTggacagaaacaaatgaagcTCAGTCAGGTTTTGAGAGTCCAAAAAACAGTGAAGCCCCTGAGAGTGACATTGGATCTTCAGTGAAGGAGCGACCCTTTCCTTGCTCATATTGTGGTAAAAGATTTAGCCTCAAGGGAAATTTGAATAGACACATAAGAGACCACACAGGCGAGAGACCATTCCCTTGTTCTGGTTGTGATAAATCATTTAAAGATAGTGGATCACTAACGGCTCACATGAGGTGTCACACCGGAGAGCAGCCGTACAGTTGCTTATTCTGCGGGAAGAATTTCAGTGGGAGGGGAAACATGACCAGACACatgagaatccacacaggagagaagccaTACACCTGCTCGGTGTGCAGTAAAAGTTTTCATGTGAAAGAACACCTTAACAGACACATGAAGTATCATACTGGGGAAAAACCGTTCAGTTGTTCTGTCTGTGGTAAAGGTTGTGCTCAGAAAACAGACTTAAAGAAACACATGAGAGTCCATactggagagaaaccgtacAGTTGTCCGTTCTGTGGAAAGTGCTGTGCTGAAAAAGGAGACTTGACCAAACACATGAGAGTCCACACGGGAGAGAAGCCGTTCAGCTGCAATATTTGCGGTAAAAGTTGTGCTCAAAAGGGGAGCTTGAAGATTCACATGAGAgtccacacaggagagaaaccgtTCAGCTGCTCCGTCTGCGGAAAACGTTTTACTGTGACAGGACATCTAAAGAGACACATGAAGCTGCACACGGCAGACAGTCAAGTGACTGAGTCCTCGGATACAATTTCAGCCAAAGTAAATCATGAAGTTGAGACTGTTGAACCGGCGAACACGTCATGA
- the LOC121913166 gene encoding zinc finger protein 260-like isoform X2 yields the protein MCAVQLLRVSVHERISAAAEDFLLQVEKGEETAEIPLRALLTERLTAAAEEIVGLLEETVAEYEDRVERSEREICRQRRLLDAVLKPEVKLLRADVQQLLESKEEVPPEQQEWSSSLDQEDPELPHIKEEQEELWTSQEGEQLQGLEEADITKITFTPVPVKSEDDEEKPQSSQLHQRQTEQMETEADGEDCGGSEPDRDSHPDRHLQPVSEDNSLDSTETDDSDCDWTETNEAQSGFESPKNSEAPESDIGSSVKERPFPCSYCGKRFSLKGNLNRHIRDHTGERPFPCSGCDKSFKDSGSLTAHMRCHTGEQPYSCLFCGKNFSGRGNMTRHMRIHTGEKPYTCSVCSKSFHVKEHLNRHMKYHTGEKPFSCSVCGKGCAQKTDLKKHMRVHTGEKPYSCPFCGKCCAEKGDLTKHMRVHTGEKPFSCNICGKSCAQKGSLKIHMRVHTGEKPFSCSVCGKRFTVTGHLKRHMKLHTADSQVTESSDTISAKVNHEVETVEPANTS from the exons atgtgcGCCGTGCAGCTGCTGCGGGTGTCGGTACATGAGCGGATCAGCGCTGCCGCTGAAGACTTTCTGCTGCAGGtggaaaaaggagaagaaacagcagaaatccCGCTGAGAGCGCTGCTCACCGAGCGGCTTACGGCGGCTGCGGAGGAGATCGTCGGTCTGTTGGAGGAAACCGTGGCGGAGTACGAAGACAGAGTGGAGCGGTCAGAGCGGGAGATCTGCCGCCAGAGGAGGCTGCTCGATGCCGTGCTGAAGCCCGAAGTCAAGCTGCTCAGAGCAG ATGTCCAGCAGCTGTTGGAGAGTAAAGAAGAGGTTCCCCCTGAGCAGCAGGAGTGGAGCTCCAGTCTGGACCAGGAGGACCCAGAGCTCCCacacattaaagaggaacaggaggaactctGGACTAGTCAGGAGGGAGAGCAACTTCAAGGGCTGGAGGAGGCTGATATCACCAAGATCACATTCACTCCTGTCCCTGTGAagagtgaagatgatgaagagaaacctcagtcctcacagcttcatcaaagacaaactgaacagatggaaacagaagCTGATGGAGAGGACTGTGGAGGATCAGAACCAGACAGGGACTCGCATCCAGATAGACATTTACAACCAGTTAGTGAAGACAACTCTCTAGACTCTACGGAAACTGATGACAGTGATTGTGATTggacagaaacaaatgaagcTCAGTCAGGTTTTGAGAGTCCAAAAAACAGTGAAGCCCCTGAGAGTGACATTGGATCTTCAGTGAAGGAGCGACCCTTTCCTTGCTCATATTGTGGTAAAAGATTTAGCCTCAAGGGAAATTTGAATAGACACATAAGAGACCACACAGGCGAGAGACCATTCCCTTGTTCTGGTTGTGATAAATCATTTAAAGATAGTGGATCACTAACGGCTCACATGAGGTGTCACACCGGAGAGCAGCCGTACAGTTGCTTATTCTGCGGGAAGAATTTCAGTGGGAGGGGAAACATGACCAGACACatgagaatccacacaggagagaagccaTACACCTGCTCGGTGTGCAGTAAAAGTTTTCATGTGAAAGAACACCTTAACAGACACATGAAGTATCATACTGGGGAAAAACCGTTCAGTTGTTCTGTCTGTGGTAAAGGTTGTGCTCAGAAAACAGACTTAAAGAAACACATGAGAGTCCATactggagagaaaccgtacAGTTGTCCGTTCTGTGGAAAGTGCTGTGCTGAAAAAGGAGACTTGACCAAACACATGAGAGTCCACACGGGAGAGAAGCCGTTCAGCTGCAATATTTGCGGTAAAAGTTGTGCTCAAAAGGGGAGCTTGAAGATTCACATGAGAgtccacacaggagagaaaccgtTCAGCTGCTCCGTCTGCGGAAAACGTTTTACTGTGACAGGACATCTAAAGAGACACATGAAGCTGCACACGGCAGACAGTCAAGTGACTGAGTCCTCGGATACAATTTCAGCCAAAGTAAATCATGAAGTTGAGACTGTTGAACCGGCGAACACGTCATGA
- the dnai2b gene encoding dynein axonemal intermediate chain 2: protein MEIVHVYTKLRGEFGRQCLFSDRPAELLVDVPPDPSLALQFIPKNPRDQALQSCRDMSEHQVNTVRFESESRGINHVEGGWPKDVNPHEMEQTIRFRKKVEKDESYINSILQLGSVMEHCIRQNNAVDIYQEYFEDEEEVEESQEPPSAKTINVFRDPNQVKRTVTCLSWHPDGGRKLAAAYSCLQFQKTSKDMSLDSYIWDIENPNRPEMTLKPTSPLVCLDYNPKDSHTLVGGSYNGQIAYWDTRRGSQPVEVSSVEQSHRDPVYKIIWLQSKTGTDAFSASTDGQVLWWDVRRLSEPTERLVLDPGREGNLDRALGAISLEFEPTMPTKFMVGTEQGVVVSCNRKAKTPTEKIVCTYDGHHGPVYALQRNPFFPKNFLTVGDWTARIWSEDIKESSIMWTRYQMSYLTDACWSPVRPSVFFTVKMDGVLDVWDILFKQNDPTLSLKVCDEALYSLRVQDHGRLVACGSQQGGATLLEICSGLSSLQKNEKSLLAAMFERETKREKILEARQREIRLKERSRSEQSREEDGGRDADGEESPDQLIARAENDFYSVVETEQRRRREREDERHREKGVCEEKEVKEEAETETS, encoded by the exons ATGGAGATCGTTCATGTTTACACGAAGCTCCGCGGTGAGTTTGGCCGACAGTGTCTGTTCTCTGACCGGCCTGCCGAGCTGCTGGTGGACGTTCCTCCGGACCCCAGCCTGGCTCTGCAGTTCATCCCGAAAAACCCCCGAGACCAGGCGCTGCAGAGCTGCCGGGACATGTCGGAGCACCAG GTGAACACGGTGCGATTTGAGTCGGAGAGCCGTGGGATAAACCACGTGGAGGGGGGATGGCCCAAAGACGTCAACCCCCATGAGATGGAACAGACCATCCGCTTCAGGAAGAAGGTGGAGAAAGACGAGAGCTACATCAACAGCATCCTGCAGCTGGGCAGC GTCATGGAACACTGCATCAGACAGAACAACGCCGTGGACATCTACCAGGAGTACTtcgaggacgaggaggaggtggaggagagtcaGGAACCACCGTCTGCCAAGACCATCAACGTGTTCAG AGATCCTAACCAGGTGAAGCGCACCGTCACCTGTCTGTCGTGGCATCCTGACGGCGGCAGGAAGCTGGCGGCCGCCTACTCGTGCCTGCAGTTCCAGAAAACCTCCAAAGACATGAGCCTCGACTCCTACATCTGGGACATCG agaACCCCAACAGACCAGAGATGACTCTGAAGCCGACGTCTCCACTCGTCTGTCTGGACTACAACCCCAAAGACTCTCACACGCTGGTGGGAGGAAGCTACAACGGACAGATCG cgTACTGGGACACCCGGAGAGGCAGCCAGCCGGTGGAGGTTTCCTCAGTGGAGCAGAGTCACAGAGACCCAGTCTACAAGATCATCTGGCTGCAGTCCAAGACTGGGACAGATGCCTTCTCTGCCTCCACTGACGGACAG GTTCTGTGGTGGGACGTCCGCAGGCTGAGCGAACCCACAGAGCGTCTGGTTCTGGACCCGGGTCGGGAGGGGAACCTGGACCGAGCGTTAGGAGCCATCTCTCTGGAGTTTGAGCCCACCATG CCAACTAAGTTCATGGTGGGGACGGAGCAGGGCGTCGTTGTGTCCTGTAACAGGAAGGCGAAGACTCCGACAGAGAAGATCGTGTGTACGTACGACGGTCACCACGGACCCGTGTACGCCCTGCAAAGGAACCCCTTCTTCCCCAAAAACTTCCTCACCGTGGGCGACTGGACGGCTCGCAtctggtctgaagacattaagGAGTCGTCCATCATGTGGACCAG aTACCAGATGTCGTACCTGACGGACGCTTGCTGGAGTCCGGTCAGACCGTCTGTCTTCTTCACTGTAAAGATGGACGGCGTGCTGGACGTCTGGGACATCCTGTTCAAACAGAACGACCCCACGCTGAGCCTCAAG gtgtgtgatGAGGCTCTGTACAGCCTCCGGGTTCAGGATCATGGCCGCCTGGTGGCGTGCGGCTCTCAGCAGGGTGGAGCCACGCTGCTGGAGATCTGCTCCGGACTGTCAAGCCTCCAGAAGAACGAGAAGAGTCTGCTGGCTGCT ATGTTCGAGCGAGAGACAAAGCGGGAGAAGATCCTGGAGGCTCGTCAGAGAGAGATTCGTCTGAAGGAGAGGAGTCGCtcggagcagagcagagaggaggacgGAGGACGAGACGCGGACGGAGAGGAGAGTCCCGATCAGCTGATCGCTCGAGCTGAGAACGACTTCTACAGCGTGGTGGAGacggagcagaggaggaggagggagagggaggatgagagaCACCGG gagAAAGGTGTCtgtgaagaaaaagaagtgaaagaagaagcagaaactgaaacatcttag